In a genomic window of Styela clava chromosome 11, kaStyClav1.hap1.2, whole genome shotgun sequence:
- the LOC120347202 gene encoding 2-Hydroxyacid oxidase 1-like, with protein sequence MYEQLKCVEDFAKLASQKIPPENLAFYNGGAVGHETVMENCEAYKKWKFRPRLLRDVSEVDTSTTVLGSEISFPICIAPTALHCLATADAEISTAQAAEAVRTGYVQSAGSTKTYEEISRKIPGCLRWCHLQFFKHREMVENLVNRAEKCGFTGFVVTIDQSVLGKRIYRTPDGKHADTTHRKPINMAKSWKAIGKQNSLTMDDCFDGRAQWDSLDWLSSITKLPVVVKGILTEEMALEAIKHNVYGIIVSNHGGRQIDGTFSTIDSLPEVVKAVNGRCDVYLDGGIRKGTDVAKAIALGAKAVFVGRPILWGLACDGKTGAQRVLEILRDEFTLTMQQLGVTSIKELQSTPNLVVHESFVLRKR encoded by the exons ATGTATGAGCAACTGAAATGCGTCGAAGACTTTGCAAAATTAGCTTCCCAAAAAATTCCTCCGGAGAATTTGGCATTTTATAATGGAGGTGCAGTAGGACATGAAACAGTCATGGAAAATTGTGAAGCATATAAAAA GTGGAAATTTCGACCTCGTCTTTTACGAGACGTTTCAGAGGTTGATACTTCAACAACGGTATTAGGATCAGAGATTTCTTTCCCTATTTGTATTGCACCAACAGCTCTCCATTGTTTAGCAACAGCCGACGCAGAAATTTCTACAGCACAAG CTGCCGAAGCTGTTCGCACTGGATATGTACAGAGTGCAGGGAGCACCAAAACGTACGAAGAGATTTCTAGGAAAATTCCAGGATGCTTGCGATGGTGCCACCttcaatttttcaaa CACCGTGAAATGGTTGAAAATTTGGTCAATCGAGCTGAGAAATGTGGATTCACAGGATTCGTAGTGACAATTGATCAATCAGTACTTGGAAAAAGGATATACAGAACACCGGACGGAAAACATGCTGACACGACACATCGAAA ACCTATCAACATGGCTAAATCATGGAAGGCAATCGGGAAGCAGAATTCTCTGACAATGGATGACTGTTTCGATGGTCGTGCACAATGGGACTCCTTGGACTGGCTGAGCAGCATTACAAAGTTACCGGTGGTCGTCAAGGGAATACTAACAG AAGAAATGGCCCTTGAAGCAATCAAACACAACGTCTACGGGATAATTGTTTCAAATCACGGGGGAAGACAGATTGACGGTACTTTTTCTACA ATTGATTCGCTACCAGAAGTAGTGAAAGCAGTGAATGGTAGATGTGATGTTTACTTGGATGGTGGGATTCGTAAAGGAACAGACGTCGCAAAAGCAATTGCTCTGGGTGCTAAAGCTGTTTTTGTAGGAAGGCCAATACTTTGGGGACTAGCGTGTGAT GGAAAGACAGGAGCTCAACGAGTGTTAGAAATTTTAAGAGATGAATTTACTTTAACTATGCAACAACTAG gTGTAACGTCAATCAAAGAACTACAATCAACTCCAAATTTAGTCGTTCATGAATCTTTTGTGCTTCGGAAGAGGTAG